The genomic region TGAGATGCCAAAGTCGAGGAAATGCATTCAACACCATTGAACGCCACTCCTTCCAGCAAGGCATTGACTTAAACAAAAGAGTTTCAAGCTTTTGAAATGGTGGTGTCTTCACACAAGATTCATCGTTCTGGTAAAAGTAAAACTCAGCACCCACAATCCCCACactttcaaattttgaaatttcaaggTGCTTCAAAGAGGGCAATTGTCCAAGTGAAGGAAGCATACAACAATTCCTGCAACCATCCAGCATTATTTTGGTGATGTTGCGGTAGGAAGAATGTCCCAACCAATCTGGAAAGGTTGTACCCCTGTAACCAGAGATATATAACCCTTTCAAATTAGTGTGAGGTCGTAACTTGTCAAGTATATCTCTTTCCATCTGGGAATCAACTGTATTCTCCTCTTCATTCGATGACCAAATTAACGTTATAGAATCAATGCCATCCTTATCGGACATTCTTGCCTCCAAAGCTTCACTGCTGTTCACCACATTCTCCAATTTGCCAATGGAAATTGATCCGTGTAGATCTGCTAGTGCTCCCCATTCTGTGATCTTGTTCTCTTCATGTTTCCCAACAACATAGTCGCTTAAAAACTGCAAATTTTTCAACTTGCTCATGCCTTTTGGCATCTCATGCAACTGAGTCCCTCTAATATCAAGATGGCGCAAATTTACAAGACCTTTCATGCCAACAGGTAGCATTTTCAGATTATAGCAGGAATACAACTTCAAGGTCTGCAAATTATAGAGGTTACCCAATGACTCCGGCAATGTCACAATGTTGGTCTTGGACAGATCCAAGTAACGCAAATGAATCAACTCACCTATTGAATCAGGTACTGACTCAAGAGGAAAGCCGTGGAACGACAACGCTCTCAGGTACTTCAACTGTGACAACAAGATACAAGGTGCGTTTTCCATGTTAAATGGGATCCATAACTCCAAATTGATTTCAAGAAATGTCCTTATATGTTTTATTCCGTCACAAACTCCCAACAGTTTTGAGATTGGATAATTGCCTTTAGCATTGTGGGACAAATGACGAGTTTTAATATCAATCTCAACTGTATTCTCAATCTCTTCTGCTCTAAAATAGAAATCTCCAGCAAACATCATTGCCAAATCATGCACGAGATCATGCATCACAAATTTATTTTTCCAGGTAATACTATGAGGTTGCAAAAATGATCTCGCaattaattcatcaaaatattTATCACCAACTTCTTCTGGAGTCTTTTTCCCAACTGGTTGTAAAAAATTCTGAGCCATCCATAACAAGATCAATTCATCTTTATCAAATTCATAATCCTTTGGATACAACGAACAATAAACAAAACAATCTTTCAGACATGAAGGAAGATAGTAGTAACTGATTCTTAATGCTGGAATGAGTTCGCTCTCATCTTCGGACAATTCCCAAATCTCACTCTTCAATATACGATTCCAATGCTCGACATCAGAATTTCCATGCAATAAGCCTCCTAGTGCTTGAGCTGCCAAGGGCAAGCCATGACACTTCTTTACAATATCTCTGCCGAGCTTTTCCAAAGTTTGATTCTCCATAGAGTAAGTGGAAAGACATGCATGTTTTGAAAATATTAACCAACAATCTTCATCCGACAATAAACTTAGTTCATAAGATGAAATAGTCTGTGCCGCAGAAGCCACCTTTGTACTTCTAGTAGTTATGAGAATTTTGCTCCCCTTAACCCCATTCTGAAAAGGTTTTAGAAGCCTATTCCAACTACCATAATTCTCATTCCATGCATCGTCCAAAACCACAAAGAATTTCCCTTCGGATAATCTCTTCTTTAACTCATGCTGAAGTAAATTCAAATCATTCAAGTTACAAGGACTCTTTGTTATTGCCTCAATTATAGTCTTGGTGACCTTAATAACATCAAACTCTTCGGACACACAAACCCAACCTCGAAAATTAAAGTAGTTCTCCACTTTATCGTCATCGTAAATCAATTGGGCCAAAGTAGTCTTTCCAATTCCGCCCATACCCACAATGGAAATCACAGGTATATCACCATCACCAGTGTCATCATCATTCAACAACATTTTCACTATGGCCTCCTTGTCTTTTTCCCTACCATATATATTAGAACTTCCAACGAGAGATGTTGTGATCCTCCATGACATGTCCTCCTTAGGAATTTTTGTGAGACCAAGAGTGTCTTTTTGCTTCACAATAGACTCTATCCTATCAATGATTTCCTCCATCCTGTTTGCTATCTCCCTATCTTGCGAATTGAGAAAACGAGAGAAGAAGGTACCTGAATCCTTCTGAGTGGCAGCTTTGGTGAAGACATCATCCAGCAAGTCATC from Arachis ipaensis cultivar K30076 chromosome B02, Araip1.1, whole genome shotgun sequence harbors:
- the LOC107626292 gene encoding putative disease resistance RPP13-like protein 1 yields the protein MELEEKNEAMKQFVADQIICRLEKKLYCFQVLDHPLILRRMSSPEVANWIKGKKLTQKLLERLKTNLYAVQAFLIDAEQKQIKERAVKDWLDSLKAAMYVADDLLDDVFTKAATQKDSGTFFSRFLNSQDREIANRMEEIIDRIESIVKQKDTLGLTKIPKEDMSWRITTSLVGSSNIYGREKDKEAIVKMLLNDDDTGDGDIPVISIVGMGGIGKTTLAQLIYDDDKVENYFNFRGWVCVSEEFDVIKVTKTIIEAITKSPCNLNDLNLLQHELKKRLSEGKFFVVLDDAWNENYGSWNRLLKPFQNGVKGSKILITTRSTKVASAAQTISSYELSLLSDEDCWLIFSKHACLSTYSMENQTLEKLGRDIVKKCHGLPLAAQALGGLLHGNSDVEHWNRILKSEIWELSEDESELIPALRISYYYLPSCLKDCFVYCSLYPKDYEFDKDELILLWMAQNFLQPVGKKTPEEVGDKYFDELIARSFLQPHSITWKNKFVMHDLVHDLAMMFAGDFYFRAEEIENTVEIDIKTRHLSHNAKGNYPISKLLGVCDGIKHIRTFLEINLELWIPFNMENAPCILLSQLKYLRALSFHGFPLESVPDSIGELIHLRYLDLSKTNIVTLPESLGNLYNLQTLKLYSCYNLKMLPVGMKGLVNLRHLDIRGTQLHEMPKGMSKLKNLQFLSDYVVGKHEENKITEWGALADLHGSISIGKLENVVNSSEALEARMSDKDGIDSITLIWSSNEEENTVDSQMERDILDKLRPHTNLKGLYISGYRGTTFPDWLGHSSYRNITKIMLDGCRNCCMLPSLGQLPSLKHLEISKFESVGIVGAEFYFYQNDESCVKTPPFQKLETLLFKSMPCWKEWRSMVLNAFPRLWHLTISECPMLRGDLPIHLPSLQSLQIDKCDELSCCVPRAPAITSLSISGKHLVGSVVEAITNTQLTCLTSLSISDCSSHIWFPVSAIPLSLQELTIESCGELEFEMDGQHHSLQKLSIQNSCDSLTSFSLLDAFPNLVRVEIEKCEKMESIVVSRSLVSLRYLWIKHCGSMKSVSTIWMAAPQLERLSLVGCPEIDLCAPGVPHRSLRYLGISYCEKLVSSAAFMNSQFQGLIRLSIHGEYGESVKSLPKEGWLPASLQSLTLEGIKSVETLECKGLAHLTSLHQLSINECPKLENMEGEKLPASLKQLSIYKSPLLGNRCQKKDPQLWPKISHIRAIQVDSRWIW